A DNA window from Caretta caretta isolate rCarCar2 chromosome 7, rCarCar1.hap1, whole genome shotgun sequence contains the following coding sequences:
- the SPMIP5 gene encoding sperm-associated microtubule inner protein 5, giving the protein MKPNQNPVDVCNPLIPGYTGYVPQRFYRIGTSYGDDSMACMTSFHNATQRSRDTKNGLRYIAATTPKLPSICSNEDVLQALYDYNYKHHPYVLGTVITKRSLLEPPIPGWTGFVPRARVTELGYGVRYHEMTKNCYQDFKNLRDRVCYDPTSNFHRDKMHEVKVSKVPNAYQRFYRPEGMLPKYSGHIPHEHLVIGKTFGNLCRSSSVCTHMEESYGAHLAKKRNATLKLPKTLKCNMKS; this is encoded by the exons ATGAAACCAAATCAAAATCCCGTGGATGTGTGCAATCCTCTGATACCTGGATACACAG GCTATGTCCCCCAAAGATTCTATAGAATTGGCACTAGTTATGGAGATGATTCAATGGCATGTATGACCTCATTCCACAATGCTACTCAGAGAAGCAGAGACACAAAGAATGGGCTGAGATACATAGCAGCCACTACACCCAAACTTCCATCTATCTGCTCCAATGAAGATGTTTTACAAGCACTTTATGACTATAATTATAAACACCATCCTtatgtgctag GTACTGTAATAACTAAGAGAAGTTTACTAGAGCCACCAATTCCTGGTTGGACTGGGTTTGTGCCTAGAGCAAGGGTCACGGAACTGGGATACGGTGTTCGTTACCATGAAATGACAAAAAATTGCTATCAGGATTTTAAGAACTTAAGAGATCGGGTCTGCTACGATCCCACCAGCAATTTCCACAG agaCAAAATGCATGAAGTTAAAGTTAGCAAAGTTCCCAACGCATACCAAAGATTCTACAGGCCTGAAGGGATGCTGCCAAAATACAGCGGTCATATTCCAC ATGAACATCTTGTCATTGGGAAAACCTTTGGAAACCTGTGCAGAAGTTCCTCGGTATGCACGCACATGGAGGAGTCCTATGGTGCACATCTCGCGAAGAAACGTAATGCCACGCTGAAGCTCCCGAAGACCTTGAAATGTAACATGAAGAGCTGA